A portion of the Lolium rigidum isolate FL_2022 chromosome 1, APGP_CSIRO_Lrig_0.1, whole genome shotgun sequence genome contains these proteins:
- the LOC124679299 gene encoding probable RNA methyltransferase At5g51130 yields MVTTASPEDAVQPPPEAKGAQGEAKRKQSDAPARGGEGGGGGGGRGGGRGGGGQGKKRKNKEVFIYGNYRNYYGYRIDHNVGEDPRLEIFRKEWFAGKDCLDIGCNQGLVTIGLAMKFECRSILGVDIDSGLIETAKWNLRTIARAGKVATKSAKVHNSSDSTTQSCPEVVSEMSNGNISVHKQHDLFEIVSFRPDNFVQSTHRYSEQYDTIMCLSVTKWIHLNWGDDGIITLFVKIWSLLRPGGIFIMEPQPWISYKKNRSVSEVARENFYDICIYPEKFREILLDKVGFRSVEVITDRLTGSVAGFDRPIEVYHK; encoded by the exons ATGGTCACCACGGCATCGCCGGAGGACGCTGTGCAGCCTCCACCCGAGGCCAAGGGAGCCCAGGGAGAGGCGAAGAGGAAACAGAGCGACGCGCCGGCAAGaggcggagaaggcggcggcggcggcggaggacgaggaggaggaagaggtggtgGAGGTCAAGGGAAGAAGCGGAAGAACAAGGAGGTGTTCATCTACGGGAACTACAGGAACTACTACGGCTACCGA ATTGATCATAATGTTGGTGAAGATCCCCGCCTTGAGATATTCAGGAAGGAGTGGTTTGCAGGCAAGGATTGTCTCGATATTGGATGCAACCAGGGTTTGGTCACAATTGGTCTAG CTATGAAGTTTGAATGTCGAAGCATCCTTGGAGTTGACATTGATTCAG GCTTGATTGAAACTGCTAAGTGGAATTTAAGAACGATAGCTCGAGCAGGCAAGGTGGCTACAAAAAGTGCCAAGGTTCATAACTCATCAGACTCCACAACTCAAAGCTGTCCGGAAGTGGTATCTGAGATGTCAAATGGAAATATTTCTGTGCACAAACAACATGATCTTTTTGAAATTGTCTCGTTTCGGCCTGACAATTTTGTACAGAGTACACACAGATATTCAGAACAGTATGACACCATTATGTG TTTGAGTGTGACAAAATGGATCCACCTGAACTGGGGTGATGATGGCATAATCACTTTGTTTGTGAAGATCTGGAGTCTTCTAAGACCG GGAGGGATTTTTATCATGGAGCCTCAACCTTGGATCTCGTATAAGAAAAACAGATCAGTGTCAGAG GTTGCCAGAGAGAACTTCTACGACATCTGCATATATCCTGAGAAATTCCGGGAGATTCTTCTTGACAAG GTCGGGTTCAGGTCAGTGGAGGTTATTACTGACAGATTGACTGGTTCCGTCGCTGGTTTTGATCGCCCAATCGAAGTTTACCACAAATGA